One window of Leifsonia sp. AK011 genomic DNA carries:
- a CDS encoding septum formation family protein — translation MAGPPRATPLTPGSWRIAVIGCAVLLLAACSAAPLSSTPSPEDPAPAVGECHVLDRPEHFAVLSDTSPTVECGAEHTTETYMIGDLASVTRFSGRYPALEERLDISEQACSGSVVRAYVGANDRQALYGLSSMAFLPTPEQWATGERWVRCDLVMVGSETEAFWPVGVESAFRDAAASGNADPLLRCYTGDADVRCSEPHTSRDINMWIPQTSEPSELEIVQQCVPAATEWGTLTGRTVEGVSGVLHTESNGGLTLRCVVTEDADVAQ, via the coding sequence GTGGCTGGCCCTCCTCGGGCGACGCCGCTGACGCCCGGCTCCTGGCGCATCGCGGTCATCGGATGCGCCGTGCTCCTGCTCGCCGCGTGCAGCGCCGCACCTCTCTCCTCGACCCCCTCGCCCGAGGACCCGGCGCCTGCCGTCGGCGAGTGCCACGTCCTCGATCGTCCTGAGCATTTCGCCGTGCTGAGCGATACGTCCCCGACGGTCGAGTGCGGGGCGGAGCACACGACCGAGACGTACATGATCGGGGACCTGGCATCCGTCACCCGGTTCTCTGGGCGATACCCCGCCCTGGAGGAGCGGCTCGACATCTCGGAGCAGGCGTGCTCCGGCTCGGTCGTGCGCGCCTACGTGGGTGCGAACGACCGGCAGGCACTCTACGGACTCTCGTCGATGGCGTTCCTGCCCACTCCTGAGCAGTGGGCGACCGGCGAACGGTGGGTGCGCTGCGACCTCGTGATGGTGGGCAGTGAGACAGAGGCGTTCTGGCCGGTGGGTGTCGAGTCCGCGTTCCGGGATGCTGCGGCGTCAGGCAACGCCGACCCGCTGCTGCGTTGCTACACGGGCGATGCCGACGTGCGGTGCAGCGAGCCCCACACCTCGCGCGACATCAACATGTGGATTCCGCAGACGTCGGAGCCCAGCGAGCTCGAGATCGTGCAGCAGTGCGTGCCGGCCGCGACCGAGTGGGGCACGCTGACGGGCCGCACCGTCGAGGGGGTCTCCGGCGTGCTCCACACCGAGTCGAACGGCGGCCTCACGCTGCGCTGTGTCGTGACGGAGGACGCCGATGTCGCACAGTGA
- a CDS encoding archaeosortase/exosortase family protein, translated as MTATTETRATSHGRRAATRPVSQRGSLLVAAALLGSALLLALNSTAVIAVEAKLTAFIMGLFTYGQSTSHEHLIYIGLGTGEVLGFLITPLCTSIVLATPVLVLAGLLLLFPRYRLAWVLRGLLVALPLAIGANLARFVLVGVALQLWGRGGFEIMHHYVGSVLVLLCSAAALVLLLLIATTGRVSIPSGWLALLGRRR; from the coding sequence ATGACCGCGACGACGGAGACACGAGCAACGTCGCACGGCCGGCGGGCGGCCACCCGCCCGGTGTCGCAGCGCGGGTCGCTCCTCGTGGCGGCCGCCCTGCTCGGATCCGCTCTCCTGCTCGCGCTCAACTCGACGGCCGTCATCGCCGTCGAGGCCAAGCTCACCGCATTCATCATGGGCCTCTTCACCTACGGCCAGTCGACTTCGCACGAGCACCTCATCTACATCGGGCTCGGCACGGGCGAGGTACTCGGGTTCCTCATCACCCCCCTGTGCACGTCGATCGTGCTCGCCACACCCGTGCTCGTGCTGGCAGGTCTTCTCCTTCTCTTTCCGCGGTACCGCCTCGCGTGGGTGCTCCGCGGGCTGCTCGTGGCCCTCCCGCTCGCGATAGGGGCGAATCTGGCTCGTTTCGTGCTCGTCGGCGTAGCCTTGCAGTTGTGGGGGCGCGGGGGTTTCGAGATCATGCACCACTACGTCGGGTCGGTGCTCGTGCTCCTGTGCTCGGCGGCCGCCCTCGTGCTGCTGCTGCTCATCGCGACCACCGGTCGGGTCTCCATCCCGAGCGGGTGGCTGGCCCTCCTCGGGCGACGCCGCTGA
- a CDS encoding glycosyltransferase family 2 protein, with translation MPASESAQALAFVLLVMFLAYVLLILVPFLRRQKDPEGDPGQFGWHVFVPCRDEETVIGATIERLRTSFPSVHVWVIDDASDDSTASIVESAAASDPFVHLVRRHRPHARQGKGAALNEAYRVLSRWLPRDADRSHTVVAVVDADGRLAPNAFHQAAGPRAFANPAIGAAQAAVWMSNRDDATPLDGEHSRLRQAWGRYLVRMQDIEFRTTIAAMQCLRLRTFSVGLGGNGQFSRLSALDRVSEMSGNPWHGSLLEDYELGVHVVLAGYQNTYMHDTHVEQEALPSTRRLLTQRVRWCQGGMQCARYLPSIFRSENFTNAGSLEATYFLLLPFIQLAGIVLWPAAFIAMVASGTLYAGSFALFLAQAWWLIPLILVTGIAPFGIWAIIYRQQVAREASIGAAIGWAFGYWLYMYQTYISVVRALTRLVLGKDNWTKTRRNAERDNLRLVARET, from the coding sequence ATGCCAGCCAGCGAATCCGCACAGGCACTCGCCTTCGTGCTGCTCGTGATGTTCCTCGCGTACGTACTGCTCATCCTCGTTCCGTTCCTCCGGCGCCAGAAGGACCCGGAGGGCGACCCCGGTCAGTTCGGATGGCACGTCTTCGTGCCGTGCCGCGACGAGGAGACCGTCATCGGGGCGACGATCGAGCGTCTCCGCACGAGCTTCCCGTCGGTGCACGTCTGGGTGATCGACGATGCGAGCGACGACTCGACAGCCTCGATCGTGGAGTCAGCTGCGGCGTCTGACCCCTTCGTGCATCTCGTGCGCCGCCACCGGCCCCATGCCCGCCAGGGCAAGGGTGCCGCACTCAACGAGGCGTACCGCGTTCTGAGCCGGTGGCTGCCGCGTGACGCCGATCGCAGCCACACGGTCGTGGCCGTGGTGGATGCTGACGGTCGTCTCGCACCGAACGCCTTCCACCAAGCGGCAGGGCCTCGGGCCTTCGCCAACCCGGCCATCGGTGCTGCGCAGGCCGCGGTCTGGATGAGCAACCGGGACGACGCGACCCCCCTCGACGGAGAGCACTCGCGCCTCCGCCAGGCGTGGGGTCGCTACCTCGTCAGGATGCAGGACATCGAGTTCCGCACGACCATCGCCGCGATGCAGTGCCTGCGACTCCGCACCTTCTCGGTCGGACTCGGCGGCAACGGGCAGTTCAGCCGGCTGTCCGCGCTCGACAGGGTGTCGGAGATGTCGGGCAACCCCTGGCACGGCTCGCTCCTCGAAGACTACGAGCTGGGTGTCCACGTCGTGCTGGCCGGCTACCAGAACACGTACATGCACGACACCCACGTGGAACAGGAGGCCCTGCCATCCACTCGCCGTCTGCTGACCCAGCGAGTTCGCTGGTGCCAGGGCGGCATGCAGTGTGCACGCTACCTGCCGAGCATCTTCCGGTCCGAGAACTTCACCAATGCGGGATCCCTCGAGGCGACCTACTTCCTGTTGCTCCCCTTCATCCAGCTTGCGGGGATCGTGCTCTGGCCCGCCGCGTTCATCGCGATGGTGGCATCCGGAACCCTCTACGCCGGCAGCTTCGCGCTGTTCCTCGCCCAGGCGTGGTGGTTGATTCCGCTCATCCTCGTGACGGGCATCGCGCCCTTCGGCATCTGGGCGATCATCTACCGCCAGCAGGTCGCGCGTGAGGCGAGCATCGGCGCCGCCATCGGCTGGGCGTTCGGCTACTGGCTGTACATGTACCAGACCTACATCTCTGTCGTGCGGGCGCTCACGCGCCTCGTTCTCGGCAAGGACAACTGGACGAAGACGCGGCGCAACGCCGAGCGCGACAACCTGCGACTCGTAGCGAGGGAGACATGA
- a CDS encoding choice-of-anchor G family protein: MNSFAVRSRTLRTGAFAAIALGTAAVLVLPSAASAAPVVSQGEGRLLTATLGGEPIDGLLTLAGATAVNTDGGPTVVADVPLDATALGALNIQIAPGIDVFGDSGFLQLGAVGQYAEARPDGSSVAFSGTVSTAPSLLGSDTTPTGSNLGTPGAGDSASIEVGSAALLGGTDLVNLNIGIGAVAASAQQPSGGAAPSGDYTIAGLTVGTGGTVLDGTLGELSPVLTTLLGTVQTLTGVEVENPITPGGTIEITLDELLAEAGVASLQDLPEGTNLLQYLPEAIVTKLTNIVNDTLTEVSALVATFPLVGIALQAAIDIANGLITPILSDLAADLGGPLGDAIDAVAQLNVNNKTTNPDGSFTQNALTIGLGTEGSIAEIALANATVGPNAGIEGVPVANPESLLIAGGILGAAALGAVIVLASRRRTAAAS; encoded by the coding sequence ATGAATAGTTTCGCCGTCCGTTCTCGCACCCTTCGAACCGGTGCCTTCGCCGCAATCGCGCTTGGCACAGCCGCCGTTCTTGTGTTGCCTTCTGCAGCATCCGCAGCGCCAGTCGTCTCGCAGGGCGAGGGTCGGTTGCTCACCGCGACGCTCGGCGGTGAGCCCATCGACGGGCTGCTCACGCTCGCCGGTGCCACCGCCGTGAACACCGACGGCGGGCCGACCGTCGTCGCCGACGTGCCGCTGGACGCCACGGCCCTCGGTGCGCTGAACATCCAGATCGCCCCGGGCATCGACGTCTTCGGCGACTCCGGATTCCTCCAGCTCGGGGCGGTCGGCCAGTACGCGGAGGCACGCCCGGACGGATCATCCGTCGCCTTCTCCGGCACGGTCAGCACCGCGCCCAGCCTTCTTGGTAGCGACACAACACCGACCGGCAGCAACCTGGGTACGCCGGGTGCCGGCGACTCGGCCAGCATCGAGGTCGGCTCTGCCGCTCTCCTCGGCGGCACCGACCTTGTCAACCTCAACATCGGTATCGGCGCCGTCGCGGCAAGTGCTCAGCAGCCGTCGGGTGGCGCCGCTCCTTCGGGTGACTACACGATCGCCGGCCTGACAGTCGGAACCGGCGGGACCGTGCTCGATGGCACGCTCGGCGAGCTGTCCCCGGTGCTCACGACCCTCCTCGGCACAGTTCAGACGCTGACCGGCGTCGAGGTTGAGAACCCGATCACGCCGGGCGGGACGATCGAGATCACCCTCGATGAGCTGCTCGCCGAAGCTGGCGTCGCGAGCCTGCAGGACCTGCCTGAGGGCACCAACCTCCTCCAGTACCTGCCGGAAGCCATCGTGACAAAACTCACGAACATCGTCAACGACACCCTCACCGAGGTATCGGCTCTCGTCGCGACCTTCCCGCTCGTGGGCATCGCGCTCCAGGCGGCGATCGACATCGCAAACGGCCTCATCACGCCGATCCTCTCCGATCTCGCCGCCGACCTCGGTGGTCCCCTCGGTGACGCGATCGACGCAGTGGCCCAACTGAACGTCAACAACAAGACGACCAACCCGGACGGCTCGTTCACCCAGAACGCCCTCACGATCGGCCTCGGCACCGAGGGCTCGATCGCGGAGATCGCCCTGGCCAACGCGACCGTCGGTCCCAATGCCGGCATCGAGGGCGTCCCCGTCGCCAACCCGGAGAGCCTGCTCATCGCGGGCGGCATCCTCGGTGCCGCGGCCCTGGGCGCGGTCATCGTGCTCGCCAGTCGTCGCCGCACCGCGGCCGCGAGCTGA
- a CDS encoding Flp family type IVb pilin, translating into MFTYIAASISSIGRRLSREEEGATAVEYGLIVGLIAVALIVAVGALTGGLQNMFSGIGDMLTNNAPPSD; encoded by the coding sequence ATGTTCACCTACATCGCAGCATCCATCTCATCCATCGGTCGCCGTCTCTCGCGCGAGGAGGAGGGTGCGACGGCCGTCGAGTACGGGCTCATCGTGGGCCTCATCGCCGTCGCCCTCATCGTCGCCGTCGGTGCACTCACCGGCGGATTGCAGAACATGTTCTCCGGTATCGGCGACATGCTGACCAACAACGCTCCACCGAGTGACTAA
- a CDS encoding TadE family protein, whose protein sequence is MKRLRETSELGAAAVEFALVLPVLLVLLLGIVEFGTAFNAQILLTNAAREAARSMTLSGDETEAVAAADAATQPIGLTVTEADVTFTVSPAGPCVSPARLSVDVTVEKPLLTGLFGATIPLTGKATRQCGG, encoded by the coding sequence GTGAAGCGCTTACGGGAGACTTCGGAACTCGGCGCTGCGGCTGTCGAGTTCGCGCTCGTCCTGCCCGTGTTGTTGGTATTACTCCTCGGGATCGTCGAGTTCGGCACGGCCTTCAATGCGCAGATCCTTTTGACCAACGCCGCGCGCGAAGCGGCCAGGAGCATGACTCTCTCGGGCGATGAGACCGAGGCCGTCGCGGCGGCCGACGCGGCGACGCAACCGATCGGCCTCACCGTCACCGAAGCGGATGTCACGTTCACCGTGTCCCCCGCGGGACCATGCGTCAGCCCGGCCAGGCTGAGCGTCGACGTCACGGTGGAGAAACCGCTTCTGACCGGCCTTTTCGGCGCCACTATTCCACTCACGGGAAAGGCGACACGACAGTGCGGCGGCTGA
- a CDS encoding pilus assembly protein TadG-related protein, which produces MRRLIGELRHNEEGASAIFVAMTMTIVLIVAALVIDVGAATARNSQLQDAADAAALALAQQCYESPATTVLNGCDPVVRSSSASTATEIAVATLNDGAAELVGAPVFDANTVTVQLLSVQPALFSWAAGEGDTTVGASAVAQWNPAAVALPLAINACTLPDPGTDTVFIGTGAYDGVDTLLSSITSLLTGTSVPDYVGNILTCGTNVLAGGWLGDADEECTFDPNVKTYVVSTLNKLVPVSACVPVIQTLIGKRVIVPVYDNATSTVVDSLLGNVTIVGYAEIVVTGYDFDGLAAIGDDDLVSFPSGTDPGCSGSVQDFLGVDLGIVGSLLDPLFDQLLPTVLACQGLQGQLVDDSLTAEEASAALIPYRLVA; this is translated from the coding sequence GTGCGGCGGCTGATCGGGGAACTCCGTCACAACGAGGAGGGTGCGAGCGCCATCTTCGTCGCGATGACCATGACGATCGTGCTCATCGTGGCCGCCCTCGTGATCGACGTCGGCGCTGCAACGGCGCGCAACTCGCAGCTCCAGGATGCCGCGGATGCCGCGGCCCTCGCCCTCGCGCAGCAGTGCTACGAGTCCCCCGCCACCACGGTGCTGAACGGCTGTGACCCGGTGGTGCGCTCGAGCTCCGCGTCGACCGCCACCGAGATCGCGGTGGCCACCCTCAACGACGGGGCCGCGGAACTCGTGGGCGCCCCGGTGTTCGACGCGAACACGGTGACCGTGCAGCTGCTGAGCGTGCAGCCGGCGCTGTTCTCGTGGGCAGCGGGCGAGGGCGACACGACCGTGGGTGCGAGCGCCGTCGCACAGTGGAACCCGGCCGCGGTCGCGCTGCCGCTGGCGATCAATGCCTGCACGCTCCCCGACCCGGGCACGGACACGGTGTTCATCGGAACGGGGGCGTACGACGGCGTCGACACGCTTCTGTCGTCCATCACCAGCCTGCTGACGGGAACCTCGGTACCCGACTACGTCGGGAACATCCTGACCTGCGGTACGAATGTGCTCGCAGGCGGGTGGCTCGGCGATGCCGACGAGGAATGCACCTTCGACCCGAACGTGAAGACCTACGTGGTGAGCACGCTCAACAAGCTCGTACCGGTCAGCGCGTGCGTTCCCGTCATCCAGACCCTCATCGGCAAGCGGGTCATCGTGCCCGTCTACGACAACGCCACGTCAACCGTCGTCGATTCGCTGCTCGGCAACGTCACGATCGTTGGGTACGCCGAGATCGTAGTGACCGGCTACGACTTCGATGGGCTTGCCGCCATCGGCGACGACGACCTCGTGTCGTTCCCCAGCGGCACCGACCCGGGGTGCAGTGGTTCCGTGCAGGACTTCCTCGGGGTTGACCTCGGAATCGTAGGGAGTCTCCTCGATCCGCTGTTCGACCAGCTCCTCCCGACCGTGCTGGCCTGCCAGGGCCTCCAGGGCCAGCTGGTCGACGACAGCCTGACCGCTGAAGAAGCCAGCGCCGCCCTGATCCCCTACCGCCTTGTCGCCTGA
- the cpaB gene encoding Flp pilus assembly protein CpaB, translating into MRTRIVALVIAVVLAVVGGVLLVSYVRGADQRASEGAELTPVLVVTTEVPRGATAKQLELFVEERSVPAAFLAEGAITSLDELADLGDLVTTAALVPGEQVVRERFDTAESFVDRGGSVLIPEGLQEVSVSLDAPRVLDGRLSPGDTVGIFVSVEGDGTAPRQTRPLLEKVLVTAVSGGTAVAEDGTITGAQGTVTVTVAVSERDAQAIIYAREYAQLWFTKQDPDTTPSGRTPFTIQELLT; encoded by the coding sequence ATGAGAACTCGAATCGTAGCCCTCGTGATCGCCGTAGTCCTGGCTGTTGTCGGAGGCGTGCTCCTGGTCAGCTATGTGCGCGGTGCCGACCAGCGAGCCTCCGAGGGGGCGGAACTGACGCCCGTCCTCGTCGTGACAACCGAGGTGCCCCGCGGTGCCACGGCCAAGCAGCTCGAGCTGTTCGTCGAGGAGCGGTCGGTGCCCGCAGCATTCCTCGCCGAGGGCGCGATCACAAGCCTCGATGAGCTGGCCGATCTCGGCGACCTCGTGACGACGGCAGCACTCGTGCCGGGCGAGCAGGTCGTGCGCGAGCGTTTCGACACGGCAGAGTCGTTCGTCGACCGCGGCGGTTCCGTTCTCATCCCCGAGGGACTCCAGGAGGTCTCGGTTTCGCTGGATGCACCGCGCGTCCTCGACGGAAGACTCAGTCCCGGCGACACCGTGGGCATCTTCGTGAGCGTCGAGGGCGACGGGACCGCTCCGCGGCAGACTCGTCCGCTGCTCGAGAAAGTGCTCGTCACTGCGGTCTCGGGCGGCACCGCGGTCGCGGAGGATGGCACGATCACGGGCGCGCAGGGCACGGTCACAGTGACTGTCGCGGTCTCGGAACGCGACGCGCAGGCGATCATCTACGCCCGCGAGTACGCGCAGCTCTGGTTCACGAAGCAGGACCCCGACACCACGCCCAGCGGCCGCACACCCTTCACCATCCAGGAACTCCTCACGTGA
- a CDS encoding AAA family ATPase, with protein MTRVVLIGPDSSLEDQARLLLGDQVLVIAPAETGLLLTRLLRLDARPHLVVFGAYVPPEQSLELARSLRLTVPTLAVAGSRDALTAEDTAAGIAFVLPHGAELEDVDALFVQASDRAARAASQLSSPRELRPRGEIVVVTAPKGGVGKTTIATNVALVLAAIRPHEVVLVDLDLQFGDVAEALALSPLNSMAEAVGSAASRDVLLVKHTLTMHSSGLLVLAAPPSPVHADRISATDVAIVLRQLAQEYAYVVVDTAPGLSEHTLAAIDEASQVITVTSPDVTSINGLSKELVVLRELGMLPTPHHLVLNMADRWSARVSDIESSLGESVSLSVPRSNAVGRSTNRGVPVVLDSPRDRASAQLRVLGKRIDTEQTPRRKDAR; from the coding sequence GTGACGCGCGTCGTGCTCATCGGACCGGACAGCTCGCTCGAGGACCAGGCGCGGCTGCTCCTCGGCGACCAGGTCCTGGTCATCGCACCGGCGGAGACCGGACTGCTCCTGACGCGGTTGCTCCGGCTGGACGCGCGGCCCCACCTCGTGGTGTTCGGCGCCTACGTTCCGCCAGAGCAGAGCCTGGAGCTCGCGCGATCACTCCGCCTCACCGTGCCCACGCTCGCTGTCGCGGGGAGCCGCGACGCGCTCACCGCGGAAGATACGGCCGCGGGCATAGCCTTCGTGCTCCCCCACGGGGCGGAGCTGGAGGATGTCGACGCGCTCTTCGTGCAGGCATCCGATCGGGCCGCGCGCGCCGCCTCGCAACTCTCCTCACCCCGCGAGTTGCGACCCCGCGGCGAGATCGTGGTCGTGACCGCGCCGAAGGGCGGGGTCGGCAAGACCACGATCGCGACCAATGTCGCGCTCGTGCTCGCGGCCATCCGGCCCCACGAGGTGGTGCTCGTCGACCTCGACCTCCAGTTCGGCGATGTGGCGGAGGCCCTGGCGCTCTCGCCGCTGAACTCGATGGCCGAGGCGGTCGGGTCCGCGGCATCCCGCGACGTGCTCCTCGTCAAGCACACTCTCACCATGCACTCGAGCGGGCTGCTGGTCCTCGCGGCGCCACCCTCCCCCGTGCACGCGGATCGCATCAGCGCAACGGATGTCGCGATCGTGCTGCGCCAGCTCGCCCAGGAGTACGCGTACGTGGTGGTCGACACCGCGCCGGGACTGTCGGAGCACACGCTTGCGGCCATCGACGAAGCATCCCAGGTCATCACGGTCACGAGCCCCGACGTCACGAGCATCAACGGACTGTCGAAGGAACTCGTGGTGCTGCGTGAGCTCGGGATGCTTCCTACCCCGCACCATCTCGTGCTCAACATGGCCGACCGCTGGTCGGCTCGCGTGAGCGACATCGAGTCCTCGCTGGGTGAGTCGGTGTCGCTCTCGGTCCCGCGCTCGAACGCGGTCGGGCGCTCGACCAACCGCGGGGTCCCCGTCGTGCTCGACAGCCCCCGCGACAGGGCGTCGGCCCAGCTGCGAGTGCTGGGCAAGCGCATCGATACCGAGCAGACCCCCCGCCGAAAGGATGCCCGATGA
- a CDS encoding CpaF family protein produces the protein MSLSDRLDAARNRRQPAPLVEPPAASPPLPTWPITPPPAVPTAFAPPPTAPAPPEPAPVAAAPESAEPQESPEYVALRQQISDVLTDRIGTRINDARLSEQELDAAVRRELASIIDERGARLTEQERISLIRELADEALGLGPLQALLDDPTVSEIMVNGPDHVYVERRGRIQRVSTSFRSEDRLRRVIERIVSRVGRRIDESSPLVDARLSDGSRVNAIIPPLAVSGPSLTIRKFAVDPYKAGDMVELGTLSDSMVDLLRACVRARLNIIVSGGTGTGKTTLLNVLSSFIPPDERIVTIEDSVELQLQQEHVVRLESRPSNLEGRGEITIRDLVRNSLRMRPDRIVVGECRGGETLDMLQSMNTGHDGSLSTIHANSPRDAIARLETLALMAGMDLPHRAIREQIASAVDVIIHITRLRDGTRRVTHITEVLGMENDIITMQDVYRFDFSAGVDSSGRFLGTSQPTGIRPRFLSRFEEVGVPFNPAAFIAAPVEPGQTQGWQ, from the coding sequence ATGAGCCTCTCCGACCGCCTGGATGCCGCGCGCAATCGCCGACAGCCTGCACCTCTCGTCGAGCCCCCCGCCGCATCCCCTCCACTGCCCACGTGGCCGATCACGCCTCCGCCTGCCGTGCCCACGGCGTTCGCACCGCCTCCGACCGCGCCCGCACCACCGGAACCAGCGCCGGTTGCGGCAGCACCGGAAAGCGCGGAGCCGCAGGAGTCGCCCGAGTACGTCGCCCTGCGCCAGCAGATCTCCGACGTGCTCACCGACCGGATCGGCACCCGCATCAACGACGCGCGGCTGAGCGAGCAGGAGCTCGACGCCGCAGTGCGCCGCGAACTCGCCTCGATCATCGACGAACGCGGCGCGCGCCTGACCGAGCAGGAGCGCATCAGCCTCATCCGCGAGCTGGCGGACGAGGCGCTCGGGCTGGGGCCACTCCAGGCGCTGCTCGATGACCCCACCGTGAGCGAGATCATGGTGAACGGCCCTGACCACGTCTACGTCGAGCGCCGTGGTCGCATCCAGCGTGTGTCGACGAGCTTCCGCTCCGAGGATCGCCTTCGCCGGGTGATCGAGCGTATCGTCTCCCGCGTGGGGCGCCGCATCGACGAGTCATCCCCCCTCGTCGATGCCCGACTGTCCGACGGTTCGCGCGTGAACGCGATCATCCCGCCTCTCGCCGTGAGTGGGCCGTCCCTCACGATCCGCAAGTTCGCGGTTGATCCGTACAAAGCCGGCGACATGGTCGAGCTCGGAACCCTGAGCGACTCCATGGTCGACCTTCTGCGCGCGTGCGTTCGCGCGCGCCTCAACATCATCGTCTCGGGCGGCACGGGCACCGGCAAGACGACCCTCCTCAACGTGCTCTCCTCGTTCATCCCACCGGACGAGCGCATCGTCACGATCGAGGACTCCGTCGAGCTGCAGCTGCAGCAGGAGCACGTGGTCCGCCTCGAGAGCCGCCCGTCGAACCTCGAGGGGCGCGGCGAGATCACCATCCGCGACCTCGTGCGCAACTCGCTGCGCATGCGTCCCGATCGCATCGTCGTCGGCGAGTGCCGCGGCGGCGAGACCCTGGACATGCTGCAGTCGATGAACACCGGTCACGACGGTTCGCTCTCCACCATCCACGCCAACTCACCCCGAGACGCGATCGCACGCCTGGAGACGCTCGCGCTCATGGCCGGCATGGACCTGCCCCACCGCGCGATCCGCGAGCAGATCGCCTCCGCGGTCGACGTCATCATCCACATCACGCGTCTTCGGGATGGCACGCGCCGGGTGACCCACATCACCGAGGTTCTCGGCATGGAGAACGACATCATCACGATGCAGGACGTCTACCGGTTCGACTTCTCGGCGGGCGTGGACTCGTCCGGACGGTTCCTCGGGACCTCGCAGCCCACCGGCATCCGACCGCGATTCCTCTCGCGCTTCGAGGAGGTCGGTGTGCCGTTCAACCCCGCAGCCTTCATCGCGGCACCCGTGGAGCCAGGACAGACGCAGGGGTGGCAATGA
- a CDS encoding type II secretion system F family protein, with protein sequence MTPILLGLLLLFVAVGVVVFVVAAPRSTTGDHAADRLREWGRVASARADVAVKRSGSGVVGMVELAGIHLSAGAVVLLISVAAAGAAVLGMIVALSRPSLIAWLLPVLLPVVVLVVARLLLTHRIDKRRQAFSEQLEGTLQLLASGLRAGHSLQRAVDSVSTDSASPTAEEFTRVVNEHRLGRPLSDAMLAVATRMQSDDLAWTAQAVAIHREVGGNLSEVLDHVAETIRERQQIRRQVATLSSEGRVSAIVLMALPVGIALLLSVLSPGYLALFVTTPIGFLLLGVCLVLFIVGSLWLRAITRIRF encoded by the coding sequence ATGACTCCGATCCTCCTGGGCCTCCTGCTGCTCTTCGTCGCGGTCGGCGTCGTCGTGTTCGTGGTGGCAGCGCCACGCTCGACGACCGGCGATCACGCAGCGGATCGCCTGCGCGAGTGGGGCAGGGTCGCGTCCGCCCGCGCGGATGTCGCGGTCAAGCGGAGCGGGTCGGGCGTTGTCGGCATGGTGGAGCTCGCTGGCATCCATCTGAGCGCTGGCGCCGTCGTGCTCCTGATCTCTGTCGCCGCCGCCGGAGCCGCCGTGCTCGGGATGATCGTGGCGCTGAGCCGCCCGTCACTCATCGCCTGGCTCCTCCCCGTGCTCCTTCCGGTCGTCGTGCTCGTGGTCGCGCGACTGCTGCTCACGCACAGGATCGACAAGCGCCGCCAGGCCTTCAGCGAGCAACTCGAGGGCACCCTGCAGTTGCTCGCGAGCGGGCTCCGGGCCGGCCACAGCCTCCAGCGCGCCGTCGACTCGGTCAGCACGGACTCGGCGAGCCCGACAGCCGAGGAGTTCACGCGCGTCGTCAACGAGCACCGGCTCGGGCGCCCGCTGAGCGACGCGATGCTAGCCGTCGCAACCCGGATGCAGAGCGACGACCTCGCGTGGACTGCGCAGGCCGTCGCCATCCATCGTGAGGTCGGTGGCAACCTCAGCGAGGTGCTCGACCACGTGGCTGAGACGATCCGCGAGCGCCAGCAGATCAGGCGGCAGGTCGCGACACTCAGCTCCGAGGGCCGCGTCTCGGCGATCGTGCTCATGGCACTGCCCGTGGGAATCGCGCTGCTCCTCAGCGTGCTCTCCCCCGGCTACCTCGCCCTCTTCGTCACGACCCCGATCGGGTTCCTGCTGCTCGGCGTGTGCCTGGTGCTCTTCATCGTCGGCAGCCTGTGGTTGCGCGCCATCACGAGGATCCGGTTCTGA